From one Candidatus Gracilibacteria bacterium genomic stretch:
- a CDS encoding DUF3285 domain-containing protein, whose product MTNSTPESPNPNSPESTQPQDSYVKLAMRNMVKKRGVSLKHFFLTTFGLLGFLVGISYLTR is encoded by the coding sequence ATGACTAATTCTACTCCTGAATCTCCTAATCCTAATTCCCCAGAGTCCACACAACCTCAAGATAGTTACGTTAAGTTAGCAATGCGTAATATGGTAAAAAAAAGAGGAGTTTCTTTAAAACATTTTTTCTTGACAACCTTCGGTTTATTAGGCTTTTTAGTAGGGATTTCTTACTTAACTCGATAA